Within Salvia splendens isolate huo1 chromosome 21, SspV2, whole genome shotgun sequence, the genomic segment ACCCAACCCGATACTCGCCGGATATTAGATACCTAAATTAGAGGTGTAAACACATATTCCAGCACACCAAATTGACTGGACACATAATGCACTCACCATAAATTTGACCAAAAGCATTTTCGTCCAAAAGAATAAGTAAGAGTGTCCATAATAGCCAGAACAGCCACGTCACAGCTACAAAAAACTTGTCCGCCCTAATCATCACAAAgtaaattcacaaaataaaaaaaaatcatgtttttGACCACCGCGGTGCTGCCGGCGGCTCACAATAGGCCGCCGCGGAACTGCCACCGCCGCGTACGCGGCTCCGGCCCTCTTGCCACGGCGCCCCTCATCCAGCAATAGACCGTCGCGGCGCCGCGGTGGACACTCTAATATGTAGATGAAACATAGTCGATGGACTTTTGTTTTCAACTATCCTAAATGATCAAATCACTGTATTACCagcaaaatatatttttaaattctcTCAAGTCCAatataaattttgtcacatgtTTTTAGTCTTTCTGACAAATATAATAGCTATTCATTTACAACATGTAATAACTTTATCTAGCTAGTGTCATTTATAACTGTCAcagtttttaaaaaatgaagttACTATTGGAAAATTTTGTTGTATTGTTATGTGAGAATGAATATCTAATACTACTACAATAGAAAAATATCTTGCATCAGTCCAGTCCCAAATTAGCGCGTTCTCCAATCCAGTTTGGACATTAAAATCGGATAGTTGACTGATGTGAACCGGAAAATTGACATAAGCAGAGAACACTCACCATACACAATGCAATTCGGCtgaatatagtactccatctaCTACGTACCTCCGCTCATAAAAAAATAGACAGTGTGCAATTGATAAATTATGAGAGGAAGAATAAAGGTGATAAAAGTAGGGATTACGAGGTctacattattagtagtgtttaaatttttttatttttagaattggTCTAGTTTTAATGGACAATCCAAATGGTAATACTACTACTTATTGAATATTGGGTTACTATATGGGCCTGAATCTTGACATTTTGAGTTGAAcccatattaatttttattgacaaatttacaattttaaatTGAGTAAAAATGTTGTTAAAATAGCAATTCTATAGGTTGGATAAGACCTAATATTGTGGTGTTGGGAAAGAAAAGGTATATCtatgagaagaagaagatagatAGAATCAAACAAGAACCTTCCATACCttccatattttttttgtcatactCTGTGAGGATGCAGAAGGTTCAGTAGAAAAATGGAGAGAATGTGGGAAGAAATGATATGGGCTCCAAGAAGCATATCATCCAAATTTTGGTTTCTAACcaattggattttatttttggtaaattatAATTGCTATCCCAATTAAGTTTTTATAATGTATCATAATCTTTGTAAAACATCTTTTACGAGTACTTAATATTTCAATTAAGTACAAATTAATGGGCCACTCTGGGCTGGCGAAACTTCATTTTCAATTCATTATCATCTTTATTCAGCAATAATGTCCACAACCATAAAAAAGAATCATATCGTTTTAGCACATTAGCTCCATTATTTATCCCATGGCCCCTGCAGGAAATGGGTGGTTCCAAATTAAAAACGTTTTCACCATgcaatagtagtaatatactAATAATTGGAAAGTTATTCACCTATATATATGACCCTACTTTTTTCACTCTTCTTCATACTATCACACAATTTCTTACACTGCTTATCTAAGAACCATACATACATTCATCTAAACAATGTCTAGCCCACCTTGTGACAAGTCCTTCTGCAGCGACTACATGCTGCTGAATGCTGAAGATGCTAAGTTAGGCGATGTGTTTAAGATCCTCTTCTCCAGCGATATCGCAAAGAGGAAATTCGTCGACTGCCCTGACGGCACTGAGGAGCCGTTTGGCCGCCGATGGATCatttttgtttctattttagttcAGAAATTGTTGCAGGCAACGGCTAAGCCTTTGGCGGCTGTTGGCTCCGGTGTCGAATATTGGCTCAATTTGCTCTCCGGGAACGGAGGCTTTTTCGGCCTCATCAAGAATACTTTCAAAGGTATATACATTCatgagtaaaggtcaatttttgTGCTAAACATAttaccaaaatacgaatttggtctaaaacattaactttttgaaaaacaggtccataacaaatgaaatgtcGACGAAGTAGTCCTTTTTTTACAGTTCCgtaaaaaactaacggtcaacactAATTGCACACTAGGATTgccgttagttttttgacggaaccgtaaaaaaaggaTCACTCTGACAagtatttcatttgttatgggcctgtttataaaaaaatgaatgttttgtaccaaattcgtattttgctcatatatttaggaccaaaattgacctttactctacATTCATACATTACATTCGTCCATAATCAGTagtctctttttatttttgtaaatctCATAGAATTAATCACTTCCTATTTTTGATAATATCTTTTGtttattactacctccgtcctcCAAATATTGTCACACTTTGACCCGACACgaatttttaagaaatgtaatggaaagtgagttgagaAAGTCAGTGCATTGtgggtcttacttttatatattagttttataataaaatgtgagtagaaatgagttagtggaatatgaggtccactacaaaaaatggtaaaaaagtgaaatgagacaaactttaaGGGACAGACGGAGatagaaaaatgggacaaactttcagggacggaggtaaTAATATTTATCCACCTTTAATTAACAATACTCCATTCTAGAGCTAGTAgcataaattcataaaaataaaagggaTAAGTTTAAAGAAATAATGATTTAGGGAATGAGATTAAGTGGATATATATAGGTTCCGGTTTACTGTTAGCTCGTGGACCAAACCAATAGATTATTATCTTTTCCTAAAAACTTTTAAAAGATTATCTTTAGCCTTTCCCAACCAATACTTAATGACAGTTAGTGACCCGTTGATTATTATCAATTATATTTAGCTAAAAGATGGTTCACACTAGATGAGTAGTGGAATATAAGTTCCATTTTTAAAGTAAATTGTTTGCCCTTTTTTTTCCAAGTAGTAAAATGTGGGTAATAAGTTAGTGCACCGTGTGGGCCACTTAttacaaatggaaaaaaattattataagtATTTTCTCCATCCGTACGTATAAGCCTGCactacaaaattttaatataaagttgatagtttgaaatttgaaaaataatatagtaataaaatttgacacattttatatacaaaatatttatttatcattttataaatacACGTCAGGAGAGGTTGTCCAACCGGACAATGAATCGTCGGATTATTTCTCGTTCATCGGAAACCTCGATAGACGGCAACAACTAGACCCGACAATCATCCCCGGTGAGAAGAAATATTACGCTGCACTTTCTATAATGGCGGCCAAGGCATCTTATGAGAACAAGACACACATCAAATCTGTTGTTGAGGACCACTGGGAGGTATGTATACTAAAAATAAGTTATTAAGTCAAATTAACACaacttaattaaaaattaatctaATTTAGTCTTTTATTAGAAGACTTTGACAATTAGGTCAATGGCACACGACTTCCACTCTTCCAGTATATATTTGCTCATTTGATTACTTTATTTTAATGGACAAAAGTCTTCGATTATATAGTAAATTGTTTTCATCTTTCACATTGAGATGCCCTTTTATTCATATGATTCGTGATTGGAAGATAACATCATTATGTTAAATTCAAATGCAACATAAAGTTTGTATTGTATTATTAATTAGGTGGgtccctttctttttctttatcccCTTGGGCAGCTGTTGCGATAAGATTTTGTGAATTCTATCAACaataatttcaatttattttagagATATTGGTTTCTAAAACCATAAACTTtgtctaaaatttgatattttcctTGAACTTTAAAGTTGCTTtagaatatcacaaactttgcactttgGTATTTCTCACGACATGTTTATTAccatatttgactaacttacgaggctttttttatcatacttgacacaattaaatcaatgCAGTTTTCTGCGTGATCTTTTATCCTActtgttatgaacttaaaaagtgaTTTAAATACCATAAAAGTATCATGGTTGCTCAcaaaaaataagattttgataaaatatcttatttgggtcAGCTTGGTAAACaccaaacaaagtgcaaagtttgtAATATTCTAGAcaattttaaagttcaggggaaataccaaaatttgggCAAAAAGTTCATGAGCttagagaccaatatccctttattttatttatatatgtatagagcCAAACCCAtatcataaaataaatttcCTCTTTAATAATCTGTCCTAATCACATTTATATGCTTCCCTGTAGATGAATTTCGTCGACTCCTACGATTTCTGGAATGGTAAGTTCAGAAAATTAACATTCATCATTTCTCAAACTTGATTgagtaattttataaataaagttCAGGCTCCCCTGCATCACTTTatctaataatataaaaaaaatagtattaaatgaaataaaaaaataaaacatactcTTTTCATCTATAGAAAATAATGAAGGTACTGTATCGGACTAGTTTTAACGCAGAATTAATATATTAAGATAGATATATAGggaaaaatagttgaaataagTGAAAAATTGACATCTGATTAGATAGGAATTAATTtcgataaaatgaaaaaatatgactatttttGGTTGCGAATTTGCATAGATTATCAGGAAAAAGCCACAACACAAGCTTTCATAATGGACGACAAGAAAGACACAATCGTAGTGGCATTTCGGGGAACCGAGCCCTTCGACGCGGACGCATGGTCTTCCGACTTCGACCTCTCCTGGTACGAAATACACGGGATCGGGAAGATGCACGGTGGATTCATGAAAGCTCTCGGCTTGATCAAAAGCAAAGGCTGGCCGGTGGAGCAAGACCCCGGCCAACAAGAAACCGCGTATTACGCCGTCAAGAAACAGCTCAGGAAACTCCTCGAAGCAAACGAAAAGGC encodes:
- the LOC121785074 gene encoding triacylglycerol lipase OBL1-like, with the translated sequence MSSPPCDKSFCSDYMLLNAEDAKLGDVFKILFSSDIAKRKFVDCPDGTEEPFGRRWIIFVSILVQKLLQATAKPLAAVGSGVEYWLNLLSGNGGFFGLIKNTFKGEVVQPDNESSDYFSFIGNLDRRQQLDPTIIPGEKKYYAALSIMAAKASYENKTHIKSVVEDHWEMNFVDSYDFWNDYQEKATTQAFIMDDKKDTIVVAFRGTEPFDADAWSSDFDLSWYEIHGIGKMHGGFMKALGLIKSKGWPVEQDPGQQETAYYAVKKQLRKLLEANEKAKFVVTGHSLGGALAVLFPAILGLHGDSFLLDRLEGVYTFGQPRVGDDKFGQYMNDLISKHDFTCIRFVYSYDLVPRLPYDDSTLLFKHFGTCIYFNSMYTGKVVEEEPDKNYFSIIWMIPKFFNACWELIRSFIIKYFKGPEYAEGGLLRLFRVIGVLVAGVPAHCPQDYVNSTRLGLSEDVFVYSNGQKILKTQ